DNA sequence from the Desulfovibrio sp. genome:
AACGGCCCTTATCGCGGTCATCGGCGGCCCCGGCATCCACAGTCTCGGATACTGGTACGTACTCCTGCCCTGCGCCGCGGGGGCCATCTGCATGCTGGCCCTGGCCTACGCGGCCAACAACCTCGCCGCCCGCAAGAGGTATCCACTGTTCTGGTGGTAACAACCTTACAAGAAACGTGATGCTGACGATCCATATTTGCAGCACAGAATCATCACAGTTTGCCTGTCTTCGTGGAGCCTGCCCTTGCGGCCCTTCACGAAGGCAGGCAAACTTCGCTGCGAGGATGGTCGCAACCGAAGTGACAGTCCGTCGATCGTCCTTACACGCCTCATGTCAGAGGGACCACCGACCGGGATTTCTCCAGCCGCTGCCGCGTGGAACCAAGACCCGACTCCGGCTTGCCAGCCAGGGGCAAAGGGCGTAGCCTCATTGTCTTACTTTTATCGAGGTTATGACATGTCCGGCATATCTTCCGCTTCCCCCCTGGCGGAGGGCCTGCGACGCGCACTGCCCATTGTGCTGGGCTACCTGCCCGTAGGCTTCGCTTTTGGGGTTCTTGCAGTCAAGAACAACATCCCGCCCTCTTTGGCTGTCGCCATGTCCGTGCTCATGTTTTCCGGCTCCGGCCAGTTCGTGTTCGCGGGCATGTGGGGCGCTGGCGCAAGCGCGCTCTCCATCATGGCAGCGGTCTTTATTGTAAACCTGCGCTACCTGTTGCAATCCGCCGCAGAATCCCCCTGGCTGGCGGGCCTGCCGCGCGGGCAACGCTTTTTGCTGGGCCTCGGCCTCACGGACGAGACCTTTGCCGTCCACGTCACAGCTTTTCAGAACGGCTGGCAGCGAAGCCTCACCACACTCTTTGTCTGCAACCAGACCGCGCAGCTGGGCTGGGTTTCCGGTGCGGCCATCGGTGCGTTCTGCGGCGAGCTTGTGAGCGATGTCAAGCCGCTGGGTCTTGATTATGCGCTCACAGCCATGTTTCTGGCACTGTTGGTGCCGCAGTGCGTCAGCCGCCTGCACGTGCTGGTGGCGCTCTTTACCACCACGCTTTCCATCAGCCTCAAGGCTGCGGGCATGACCCAATGGAACATTGCCGTTGCCACGGTGCTGGGCGCGAGCCTTGGCACATGGCTCTTGGTGCGCAAGGCGCAGCACGAGGGCGCGCCCCTTGACCTTGCCGACCGGCAAAACAAGGATGCAGACGGCCGCAATCTCAGCAACATGGTGGCACAGCGCACAGAGGAGGCCGAATCATGAACGAAAGCGGATGGTTCAGCACCCATGCGGCCCTGATGCTCTGCTTGCTTGGCAGTGTTCTGGTTACCGTTCTGCCAAAGATTCTGCCTGTCACCTTTTTGAAGGGCGACAGCCTGCCCCCGCTGCTGCGGCACTGGCTATCCTTTGTGCCCGTTGCCGTCATGGCCGCCCTGGTGGGGCCGGACGTGTTCTTTTACGAAGGGCATTTCAACGCCGGGCCTTCCAACCTGTTTCTGATGGTGGCCCTGCCCTCCCTGCTGGTCGCGTGGTGGTCAAAGAATTATTTTCTCACCATTGCTTTTGGCATCGGGCTGGTGATTCTGGCACGCTGGACCGGGTTGTACTGATGCCGCGCGCACGAAGTTCCGCTTCCGGACCGCCCTCACTGCGCGAAAGGCGCAAACCGGCTCCCGCACTGCCGCCGCCAACGCGCAGCGCCAGCCTTTTGGTGCGGATTGCGCCGGAGCATACGGGGCTCTTCCGATTTTTGCTTGAGGCCTATGAACACATCGCCTATTTTACCGTGCTTGAAAACAAGACCGCCCTGCTGCGGGTTATTTTTTCACCGCACAGAGAGCGAGATGCACGCGAGGCTCTGGCCCAGATGGCCCAAAGCCTGCCATTTACTGTTGAGGAATGGCCCAGGCGGACGTAACCACCGCTCCCAGACTGCGCCTGTAGTGCCTGTGATGCACGGCCCAGGCCCTGCCGGGGCTGCTGATGCAAAAACACTTTGAGCTGCGCGCAAATTCTGTTACAATTCTTTCGTTTTGGGGCAGGGCCAAAAGCCCAGCCCTTT
Encoded proteins:
- a CDS encoding DUF4911 domain-containing protein, which produces MPRARSSASGPPSLRERRKPAPALPPPTRSASLLVRIAPEHTGLFRFLLEAYEHIAYFTVLENKTALLRVIFSPHRERDAREALAQMAQSLPFTVEEWPRRT
- a CDS encoding AzlD domain-containing protein encodes the protein MNESGWFSTHAALMLCLLGSVLVTVLPKILPVTFLKGDSLPPLLRHWLSFVPVAVMAALVGPDVFFYEGHFNAGPSNLFLMVALPSLLVAWWSKNYFLTIAFGIGLVILARWTGLY
- a CDS encoding AzlC family ABC transporter permease encodes the protein MSGISSASPLAEGLRRALPIVLGYLPVGFAFGVLAVKNNIPPSLAVAMSVLMFSGSGQFVFAGMWGAGASALSIMAAVFIVNLRYLLQSAAESPWLAGLPRGQRFLLGLGLTDETFAVHVTAFQNGWQRSLTTLFVCNQTAQLGWVSGAAIGAFCGELVSDVKPLGLDYALTAMFLALLVPQCVSRLHVLVALFTTTLSISLKAAGMTQWNIAVATVLGASLGTWLLVRKAQHEGAPLDLADRQNKDADGRNLSNMVAQRTEEAES